In Acipenser ruthenus chromosome 6, fAciRut3.2 maternal haplotype, whole genome shotgun sequence, the following proteins share a genomic window:
- the rwdd1 gene encoding RWD domain-containing protein 1, with product MTDYGEEQRNEVEALESIYPDSFTVLSKNPTSFTITVTSDAGENDETVQVNFKFTYVNKYPDEPPLYEILETENLEDSDVADILTLIQQQAEENLGMVMIFTLLTAVQEKLNEVVDQIKNRREEEKMKKELEAEEAEKVQFHGTIVTIENFLSWKAKFELEMAELNRKKQKEEEALKSKLTGKQLFERDHNLDTSDIQFLEEAGNNVEVDESLFQDMDDLELEEDDPDFNPVDLGSDED from the exons ATGACGGACTACGGAGAGGAGCAGAGGAACGAAGTGGAGGCTTTAGAATCAATTTATCCGGATTCGTTTACAg TGCTATCAAAAAACCCAACAAGTTTTACAATCACTGTGACTTCAGATGCAGGAGAGAATGACGAGA CGGTCCAGGTAAACTTCAAGTTTACGTACGTAAACAAATATCCAGATGAACCTCCGCTTTATGAAATTCTGGAGACAGAGAACCTTGAAGACAGTGATGTCGCAGACATTTTGACATTAATACAACAGCAG GCGGAAGAAAACTTGGGCATGGTAATGATATTCACACTATTGACTGCAGTGCAAGAAAAATTAAATGAAGTTGTAGATCAAATTAAGAACCGACGAGAGGAGGAGAAGATGAAGAAAGAACTAGAAGCAGAAGAGGCAGAAAAG GTACAATTCCATGGCACTATTGTCACGATAGAAAACTTTCTGTCTTGGAAAGCAAAATTTGAACTGGAGATGGCAgaactaaacagaaaaaaacagaaagaggagGAAGCTTTGAAGTCTAAACTTACTG ggAAACAACTGTTTGAAAGAGACCATAATCTTGACACATCCGATATTCAGTTTTTGGAAGAAG CTGGCAACAACGTGGAAGTGGATGAGTCTTTGTTTCAAGACATGGATGATTTAGAGCTGGAAGAGGACGACCCAGATTTCAACCCTGTGGATCTGGGAAGCGATGAGGACTGA